In Nocardia sp. NBC_01327, the genomic stretch GGCGCCCCACTGATTCGGATCCAGGGCCACGTGGACTCGGGTGTGCTCAGGGCCCGATATGCGCATCGTTCTCCGGCGGAGTGGTTGCGGCGCTCTCGCTGAGAGTTGCGGTAAGACGGAGGGGTGACGCGCTGGCTGCTGCACGTCGACCTCGACCAATTCCAGGCCGCGGTCGAATTCCGGCGGAATCCGGAGCTGCGGGGCCGACCGGTCATTGTGGGCGGCAACGGCGATCCGGAAGAGCCGCGGAAAGTGGTGTCCTGCGCGTCGTACCCCGCGCGGGCGCACGGTGTGCGTGCCGGAATGCCACTGCGGGTGGCACTGCGCGCGTGCCCGGACGGCGTTTTTCTCCCACAGGATCTGGCCGGCTACGCGGAGGCGTCCGAGGAGATCATGACGCTGCTGCGCACATTCCCCGGGCGGGTGGAGGTGCTCGGATTCGACGAGGCTTTTCTGGCGGTGGATACCGACGATCCGGAACAGCTGGCGCGTGAAATCCGCAGTGCCATCGAAGAACTGGGTCTGACGTGTGCGGTCGGCATCGGAGACAACAAGACCCGGGCCAAACTCGCCACCGGATTCGCCAAGTCGGTCGGCAAGTCCGGTGATGCCGCCGCCGAGCGGGATGCCGGAACGGGCATCTTCCGGCTCACGGCGGACAATTGGACCGAACTGATGGCGCATCGGCCCACCACCGCGCTGTGGGGCGTCGGTGCGCGGATCGCAAAACGCCTGAGCGCCTTGGGGATAACGACCGTCGCCGAGCTGGCGGCCGCGGATCGGGAACTGCTCGCCAGGGAATTCGGGCCCAATACCGGGCCTTACCTGTGGGTCCTGGGCCACGGCGCGGGCGATACCGAGGTGGCCGAGCCCCGGGAACCGGTGGGGCACAGTCGATCCGAGACCTTCCCCGCCGATCTCACCGAACGCGCCGAATTCGACGATGCCGTCACCCGCCTGACCACCCAGGTGACCGAGGAGACCCTCGCCGGCGGGCGCACCGTGGCGCGCATCGGCGTCACCGTCCGCACCAGTACCTTCTTCACCCGCACCAAACAGCGGAAGCTCGCACATGCCAGCACCGATGTGGACGAGGTCGTGCAGACCGCGCTGCAGGTACTGCACGGCTTCGAGCTGGACCGGCCCATTCGCCTGCTGGGCGTGCGCGTGGAATTCGGCCCGCGCTCCGAGTGATCGAGGGTCCGGCGTGAGTGACCGAGCGTCGGGCGGGAAGACCACGTTTGCAATGCTGGGACCAGGCATACGGACGGAAGGCACCCATCGATGAGCAATTACGAGAACATCAGCTTCGAGCACAATGGCCCGATCGCCCGCATAACGCTGAACCGGCCGAAGGCCGCGAACGGCATCGACCAGGCGCTGGCCGACGAATTGGCGCAGGCCGCCGCGTACTGCTCGGAGGATCCCGCCATCAAGGTGGTGGTACTGACCGGCGCCGGGAAGTTCTTCTCCGCGGGCGGCGATCTGCGGGCCATGGCGGGCAGTGACGACACCGGTGCGTTCATCGCCAAGCTGGCGGGCACGCTGCACGAGGCCGTGTCCTCCCTGGCCCGCATGGACGCCCTGCTGATCGTCGGGGTGAACGGCACCGCGGCGGGCGCCGGCATGAGCCTCGCGGTGGCCGGTGATCTGGTGGTCGCGAGCGAATCGGCGTCGTTCACCATGGCGTACACCAAGGTCGGGCTGAGCCCGGACGGCGGCGCGTCCTACTACCTGCCGCGCCTGATCGGCGTGCGCCGCACCCAGGACCTCATGCTCACCAACCGGGTGCTCAGCGCCGCCGAGGCGCTCGACTGGGGGCTGCTGCACCAGGTGGTGCCGGACGCGGATCTCGCCGACACCGTGGAGCAGCTGGCCCAGCAGTTCGCGCAGGGGCCGAAGGGTTCCAATGCGAATGTGAAGAAGCTGCTGCTGGTTTCGTCGCAGCACACCCTCGAGGAGCAGTTGGCCACCGAGGCCACATTCATCACGCACGCCGCCGAATCGGCCGACGGGGCCGAGGGCATCGCCGCGTTCCTCGGTAAGCGTTCGCCGAAATTCGCCTGAGGAACGCGGCTTTCGCCGATCACTGCTCGATGAACTCGAGGATGTCGGAGTTCACCTGCGCCGCATGCGAAATGTAGAGGCCGTGCCCCGCGGTCGGGTACTCCTTGAGCACCGCATGCGGCGCGAGCTTGATCGCCTGGTAGCTGCTGACCTCGATCGGGATGGACTGATCGACCAGGCCGTGCAGCAGCAGGAACGGGATGGTCAGCCCGGCGACATCCGGGCGGTGATCGGAGGCCAGCAGGTCCCGCTGCACCTGACGGGTGGCGTAGGGGGAGGCCGAGAGGCAGCGCTGGACCTCGAAGTCGATGACGGCCGCGGAGACATTGTTGCCGAGGTGGGTGGCGAAGTAGCCCTGGGCGCGGGCGGCGAACCACTTCGGACGGTCGGCGTCCAGCTCCGCCATCGACGCCTCGAGCAGCTCGGGCGGTACGCCTGCCGGGTTGTCCTCGGTCTGCGTCATAAAGGGAATCGCGGGGGCCAGCAGGGCAATTCGCGATACCCGGCTCTCGCCGTGCCTGGCCAGGTAGCGCACCAGCTCGGCGCCGCCGGCCGAGTGACCGACCAGGGTGACATCGGTCAGGTCCAGGTGCTCGATGAGTGCGGCGATATCGTCGGCGCGGGTGTCGACGTCGTAGCCACCGGAGGGACGATCCGACCGGCCGTGGCCGCGGCGGTCCAGCAGAACGCAGCGGTAGCCGTGCTGGACGAGGAACGGCACCTGGTATTCCCACATATCCGCATTGAGCACCCAGCCGGCGGCGAAGACGATCGGCGCGCCGGTGCCGTAGTCCTCGTAGGCGAGGGTGGTGCCGTCGGTGGTGGTCTGGAAGTAAGGCATATCTGCTGCGCTCCTTGGGCTTTCGCTTACCGCGTGTTGCTTGCTGAGATCAACGATGCCGCGCCGCGGGAACGAAAGCGATTACGCGCGAGGTAAAGTCGCCGATTATTGCGGGAAGATCGCCCTGACCAGCGCCGAAGCCTATGCTCGGACCATGGAGTTCCAGGCGATGGTGGCACACAAGACGGACAGCGGGATCTCACTGCTCCGCGAGACGGTCGGCGACGACTTCCTCGGGCCGGGGGACGTGACGATCAAGGTGCACTTCACGAGTGCCAACTACAAGGACGGACTCGCCATCACCCCCGGTGGCGGCGTGGTGCGCGATTATCCGATCGTCCCGGGCATCGATATCACCGGTGAGGTTTTCGCCTCCGACAACCCCGAATTCGCGGTCGGCGACCTGGTCGTCGCACACGGCTACGAGATCGGCACCGCGCGCAACGGCGGCTTCGCCGAATACGCGCGGGTGCCCGCCGAATGGGTCGTGAAGCTCGACGGTCTCACCCCGCGCGAGGCGGCGACCCTGGGCACCGCCGGATTCACCGCCGCCCTGAGCGTGCAGGCGCTGCTCGACCACGGTCTCACCCCCGGCAGCGGTCCGGTGCTGGTCACCGGGGCGACGGGCGGCGTCGGCAGCGTGGCCGTCGATATTCTGAGCGGGCTCGGCTTCGAGGTCATCGCCTCCACCGGCAAGATCGGTGCGACCGAACTGCTCGATACGCTCGGTGCGAAGTCCGTGGTCGGGCGGCTGCCCGCCGAGGGCGAAAAGCTGCGCCCGCTCGGTAAGGCACAGTGGGCCGCCGCGGTGGACAGTGTCGGCGGATCCTCGCTCGCGCATATTCTCTCGGCCGTGAAATACGGTGGCGCGGTGGCGGTTTCCGGCCTCACCGGCGGCAGCGACCTGCCCACCACGGTACTGCCCTTCATTCTGCGCGGCGTCTCGCTGCTCGGCATCGACTCCGTGCAGCTGCCGATCTCGATCCGTCGGGAATTGTGGGCGCGGCTCGCCAAAGACCTGAAGCCCCAGCACCTTTCGCTGCTGGAAAACTATGCCCCGATCACCGAGGCCGAAGCGGTCCTGCACTCCGTGCTGGAGGGCACCCACTCCGGGCGCACCGTGCTCGGCGTCGCGGGCGAGTTCTAACCGACGATCGCTCGCACGAGATTGTGGTCGGAGGTACCGGCCACATCCTCGACGGCGGCATCGCGGACCGCGATGCCGCGGACCACCACGTGGTCGATGAACTGGGATTTGGCGCCGTCGGTGCGCGGGCGCGTGGGCTCGGAGTCCGGTGCGAGGCCGGCCACGGTGAATGCCGCGCCGAGCGCGGCGCCCACGGTCGCCCGGTCGGCATTGAAATCGCCCAGCAGCACCGCCGGCGCGGTGGCCGCCAGTGCGGCCAGATCGGCGAACTGCCCGTCGCGGCGAAAATCGCCCGTCACATGGGTCGCGACCACGAGCACCCCCTCCACCTCGACCGCGAGCGCACCCTTTCCGGGATCGGTGGCGAAGGACGCGGCGGCGACCTCCTTACCGGGCCCGTCGACGATGAGTACGAGGTATTCGGCGCGCTCCGCGAGCACCGACGCGATGCGGCGCGGGTTCGGTATCCGCGGATAGCGGAGCGTATGAAAGGTGCTGGCGGGCAGGGCCTCCCGGAGGCTCGCCAGCTGATCGCCACTGACTTCCTGCAAGGCGATGACCCTTTCGGATCGCCGGGCCACCACGCCGGTGACAGCGGCAATTCGCTCGGCCTCCACCGGCCACTGCGCGGCGATCTCGTTGGCGTAGTTGTCGGCGTGGACCCTGTGCAGCACATTCCAGGTAGCGACAGTGATCATGAACAGTCAGGTTACCGAGATACAAACGGACCGTGCGAGTTTCGTTTCATGTGAAACACGCACGGTCCGAGCACGGGGGAGCCGTGCGCGGGGGGACTCCACGCACGGCTCCCGGGCCGAGCGCCTGCCGTCAGGCGGTGGCGCTCAGGGGACGGCCATCCAGAGCCGGCTCGAGAACCGGTTCGATGGCGTAGGCCAGGATGTCGGCCACGTCGGCGACGGGACGGACGTCCAGGGCGGCCAGCACCTCGGCGGGGACTTCGTCGAGGTCAGGCTCGTTGCGGGCCGGGATGAAGACGGTCTTCAAACCGGCGCGCTGGGCTGCGAGCAGCTTCTGCTTCACGCCGCCGATGGGCAGGACCCGGCCGTTCAGGGTGACCTCGCCGGTCATGCCGACGTCCGAACGGACCTGTCGGCCCAGGGCCAGGGACACCAGGGCGGTGACCATGGTGACACCCGCAGAGGGACCGTCCTTCGGGACCGCGCCTGCCGGGAAGTGGATGTGGATATTGCGATCCAGCATCTTCGGCTCGATGCCGATCTCCTCCAGGTGGGAGCGGACGTAGGTCAGGGCGATCTGCGCGGACTCCTTCATGACGTCACCCAGTTGACCGGTCAGGGTGAGCGAGCGCTCGCCCTCGGCGGCATTGGCCTCGATGTAGAGGACATCGCCACCGGAGCCGGTCACGGCCAAACCCGTTGCCACACCGGGGACCGCGGTGCGTTCCACCCCGTCGGGGGTGAAGCGCGGACGGCCCAGGTACTCCTTCAGGTCATCGAGTCCGATCACCAGCGGCGCGGGGCCACCGTCGTAACCGAGCTCGGAACCGTAGCCCAGATCCGCTGTGAGCCCGTCGTTCTCGCCGAGCGACTTCGCATCGGGCACGAAATCTCCTGCGATGACGATGCTTTCGGGGCCATTGAGATCCGCCGACTCCGACAGCCTGGTCGCCGCCTTGCGCAGCGCCTTGGCGATCAGCCGCTCCATCTGCCGCACACCGGCTTCCCGGGTGTAGTTGGCGGCGACCTCACGCAGCGCCTCGTTCGTGATCACGACCTCCTCGCCGGTCAGAGCATTGCGCTCCAGCTGACGCGGGATCAGGAAGTCACGGGCGATGGCGACCTTGTCGTCCTCGGTGTAACCGTCGACGGTGATGATCTCCATGCGGTCCAGCAGCGGGCCGGGAATGGTGTCCATGACATTCGCGGTCGCGATGAACAGCACATCGGACAGGTCCAGATCCAGATCCAGGTAGTGATCGCGGAAGGTGTGGTTCTGCGCGGGGTCCAGGACCTCGAGCAGCGCCGCCGCCGGATCACCGCGGAAATCGGAGCCGACCTTGTCGATCTCGTCCAGCAGGACAACGGGATTCATCGAACCCGCCTCCTTCATGGCCCGTACGATGCGACCCGGCAGCGCGCCGACGTAGGTGCGCCGGTGACCGCGGATCTCCGCCTCGTCGCGCACGCCGCCCAGGGCGACGCGAACGAACTTGCGGCCCAGGGCCCGTGCCACGGACTCGCCCAGCGAGGTCTTACCCACACCGGGCGGGCCGACCAGCACCAGCACCGCGCCGGAACCGCGACCGCCCACGACCTCCAGGCCGCGTGCGGCCCGGCGGGCGCGCACCGCGAGGTACTCGACCATGCGGTCCTTGACCTCGTCCAGGCCGTGGTGATCGGCGTCCAGCACCGCGCGGGCAGCCGAGACATCGGTGCTGTCAGCGGTTTTCACGCTGAACGGCAGCTCCAGGACGGTGTCCAGCCAGGTGCGGATCCAGCCCGATTCGGGGCTCTGATCACTGGAACGCTCCAGGCGATCCACCTCGCGCAGCGCGGCCTCACGGATATTGTCCGGCAGGTCGGCGGTCTCCACGCGGGTGCGGTAGTCGTCCGCGCCGTCGGGCTCACCCTCGCCCAGCTCCTTGCGAATCGCATTGAGCTGCTGGCGAAGCAGGAATTCGCGCTGGCTCTTCTCGACGCCCTCGCGCACTTCCTCGCTGATCTTCTCGCTGACCTCGGTCTCCGCGATGTGCTGCTTGGTCCAGCCGATCAGCTTGGTCAAACGGGTTGCGGTATCGAGGGTTTCGAGCAGTTCGCGCTTGTCCTCATTGGTCAGGTAGGTCGCCCAGCCGGCCGCATCGGCAATGGCCGACGGATCGTTCAGCTGATTGACGGCGTCGATGACCTGCCACGCCTCACGGCGCTGCAGTACGGCCACGACGAGCTTCTTGTATTCGGCGGCAAGCTCCCTGGTGCGGCCGTCGGCCTCGGGGAGCTCGACCGGCTCGGCCTCGACCCAGAGCGCCGCGCCCGGGCCGGTCACGCCGTGCCCGATCTTCGCGCGCCCCTCGGCCTTCAGCACCGCGGCGGGTGCGCCGCCACGCATGCGGCCGACCTGTTCGATGGTGGCGACCACACCGTAGGTGGCGTAGCCCTCGTCCAGGCGCGGCGCGACCAGCACCTGGTTGACCTTGCCCGCCCGCGCGGCGTCGATGGCGGCCTGCGCGGACTCGTCGAGCTCGATCGGGACGACCATGCCGGGCAGCACGATCGGATCGGTCAGGAACAGGACCGGCAGGTTCTGTGAGGTAGTAGTCACGTCTTCGACCCTTCCAACATTGAGCGTCTCCTGCTCAACTCAGGTTGAGCGTGACCTTGTCAACCTCACTACCCCTCGACTAATTCCGCACGCTCGTTCACCCCCAGCGAACGGCCGTTGTATCTTGATTGTCAAGATAAATTCGTCCGAACAGGGAGCTCATCCGAATGTCCAGCGACATCGAGGCCCGGCTGGGAGCGGCCGTGCAGGCATATCAGGCATCGGTCGACGACTTCGACCGCGAGCTCGCTCGCCTGATGGGAGTGAACGAGACGGACCTGCGCTGCCTGGAAATCCTGATCAATGGGGAGGACGCGGCGCCGAGCACGCTCGCCGTCCAGCTCGGACTGACCAGCGGAAGTGTCACCACCATGCTGGATCGGCTGGAGAAGCTCGACTACCTCAGCCGGCATCCGCACCCCACCGACCGGCGCAAGACCCTGGTCCGGATCACTCCGCGCGCGCTCGAACGCGCCCTCGGGCTGATGGCGCCCTTCCTCGACGACTCCCGCCACATCGTGGCGAAGTACACCCCCGAGCAGCTCGAACTGATCATCGGGTTCCTCGACGCCAGCCGGACCACTCAGGACGAGCACGTCCAGCGGTTACGGGCCATGCCCCCTCAGAAAGCTTGACAATCAAGTGACTTGAAGTTCAAGATATATCTATCGGCGGTCGAGATTCCCGCGATATTCGAGAGCTTCAGGTTTCAGGAGGTCGTCACCATGCACGTCATCATCATCGGAGCCGGTACCGGCGGTATGTGCCTGGCGCACGGCCTGCGTCAGGCGAACGTTTCCGTCGCGGTCTACGAGCGCTACGGATCCCGCAGGGACGGGCTGTACGGCTATCGCGTCGGCCTGGACGCCACCGGCGGGCGGGCGCTCGAGCAGTGCCTGCCGCCGAAGCTGTACGAAACCTTCGTCGCCACCTGCGCTCGGGCGCCGCGCTACTTCAATGTGCTGACCGAGAAGATGCGGACCACGGCCAGCATCGCGCTCGGCGAGGCCGGCGACGGTGAGCGTTCGGTCTCCCGCTCCACGCTGCGCCAGGTGCTGTTCACCGGTATGGACGATGTCGTGACGTACGGGAAGGTGTACACGCACTACACCCAGAACCCCAATGGCACAGTCACCGCGCACTTTTCGGACGGGACCAGCGCCGAGGGCGATGTGCTCGTCTCGGCGGAGGGCACCCGTTCGGCCGTCCGGCAGCAGTACCTGCCGCATGCGGAGATCAAGGACTCCGGCATTACCGCGCTGGCCACCAAAACCGCACTGACACCGGAGATTCGGGCGATGCTCTCGACCGAATTCGAACAGGGCATCAACCTCATCTTCGGCAGGGGCGGCATGATGGGCATGCTGCACGTGATG encodes the following:
- a CDS encoding DNA polymerase IV, whose translation is MTRWLLHVDLDQFQAAVEFRRNPELRGRPVIVGGNGDPEEPRKVVSCASYPARAHGVRAGMPLRVALRACPDGVFLPQDLAGYAEASEEIMTLLRTFPGRVEVLGFDEAFLAVDTDDPEQLAREIRSAIEELGLTCAVGIGDNKTRAKLATGFAKSVGKSGDAAAERDAGTGIFRLTADNWTELMAHRPTTALWGVGARIAKRLSALGITTVAELAAADRELLAREFGPNTGPYLWVLGHGAGDTEVAEPREPVGHSRSETFPADLTERAEFDDAVTRLTTQVTEETLAGGRTVARIGVTVRTSTFFTRTKQRKLAHASTDVDEVVQTALQVLHGFELDRPIRLLGVRVEFGPRSE
- a CDS encoding enoyl-CoA hydratase/isomerase family protein, encoding MSNYENISFEHNGPIARITLNRPKAANGIDQALADELAQAAAYCSEDPAIKVVVLTGAGKFFSAGGDLRAMAGSDDTGAFIAKLAGTLHEAVSSLARMDALLIVGVNGTAAGAGMSLAVAGDLVVASESASFTMAYTKVGLSPDGGASYYLPRLIGVRRTQDLMLTNRVLSAAEALDWGLLHQVVPDADLADTVEQLAQQFAQGPKGSNANVKKLLLVSSQHTLEEQLATEATFITHAAESADGAEGIAAFLGKRSPKFA
- a CDS encoding alpha/beta fold hydrolase gives rise to the protein MPYFQTTTDGTTLAYEDYGTGAPIVFAAGWVLNADMWEYQVPFLVQHGYRCVLLDRRGHGRSDRPSGGYDVDTRADDIAALIEHLDLTDVTLVGHSAGGAELVRYLARHGESRVSRIALLAPAIPFMTQTEDNPAGVPPELLEASMAELDADRPKWFAARAQGYFATHLGNNVSAAVIDFEVQRCLSASPYATRQVQRDLLASDHRPDVAGLTIPFLLLHGLVDQSIPIEVSSYQAIKLAPHAVLKEYPTAGHGLYISHAAQVNSDILEFIEQ
- a CDS encoding acrylyl-CoA reductase family protein; translated protein: MEFQAMVAHKTDSGISLLRETVGDDFLGPGDVTIKVHFTSANYKDGLAITPGGGVVRDYPIVPGIDITGEVFASDNPEFAVGDLVVAHGYEIGTARNGGFAEYARVPAEWVVKLDGLTPREAATLGTAGFTAALSVQALLDHGLTPGSGPVLVTGATGGVGSVAVDILSGLGFEVIASTGKIGATELLDTLGAKSVVGRLPAEGEKLRPLGKAQWAAAVDSVGGSSLAHILSAVKYGGAVAVSGLTGGSDLPTTVLPFILRGVSLLGIDSVQLPISIRRELWARLAKDLKPQHLSLLENYAPITEAEAVLHSVLEGTHSGRTVLGVAGEF
- a CDS encoding endonuclease/exonuclease/phosphatase family protein is translated as MITVATWNVLHRVHADNYANEIAAQWPVEAERIAAVTGVVARRSERVIALQEVSGDQLASLREALPASTFHTLRYPRIPNPRRIASVLAERAEYLVLIVDGPGKEVAAASFATDPGKGALAVEVEGVLVVATHVTGDFRRDGQFADLAALAATAPAVLLGDFNADRATVGAALGAAFTVAGLAPDSEPTRPRTDGAKSQFIDHVVVRGIAVRDAAVEDVAGTSDHNLVRAIVG
- the lon gene encoding endopeptidase La, with amino-acid sequence MVVPIELDESAQAAIDAARAGKVNQVLVAPRLDEGYATYGVVATIEQVGRMRGGAPAAVLKAEGRAKIGHGVTGPGAALWVEAEPVELPEADGRTRELAAEYKKLVVAVLQRREAWQVIDAVNQLNDPSAIADAAGWATYLTNEDKRELLETLDTATRLTKLIGWTKQHIAETEVSEKISEEVREGVEKSQREFLLRQQLNAIRKELGEGEPDGADDYRTRVETADLPDNIREAALREVDRLERSSDQSPESGWIRTWLDTVLELPFSVKTADSTDVSAARAVLDADHHGLDEVKDRMVEYLAVRARRAARGLEVVGGRGSGAVLVLVGPPGVGKTSLGESVARALGRKFVRVALGGVRDEAEIRGHRRTYVGALPGRIVRAMKEAGSMNPVVLLDEIDKVGSDFRGDPAAALLEVLDPAQNHTFRDHYLDLDLDLSDVLFIATANVMDTIPGPLLDRMEIITVDGYTEDDKVAIARDFLIPRQLERNALTGEEVVITNEALREVAANYTREAGVRQMERLIAKALRKAATRLSESADLNGPESIVIAGDFVPDAKSLGENDGLTADLGYGSELGYDGGPAPLVIGLDDLKEYLGRPRFTPDGVERTAVPGVATGLAVTGSGGDVLYIEANAAEGERSLTLTGQLGDVMKESAQIALTYVRSHLEEIGIEPKMLDRNIHIHFPAGAVPKDGPSAGVTMVTALVSLALGRQVRSDVGMTGEVTLNGRVLPIGGVKQKLLAAQRAGLKTVFIPARNEPDLDEVPAEVLAALDVRPVADVADILAYAIEPVLEPALDGRPLSATA
- a CDS encoding MarR family winged helix-turn-helix transcriptional regulator; protein product: MSSDIEARLGAAVQAYQASVDDFDRELARLMGVNETDLRCLEILINGEDAAPSTLAVQLGLTSGSVTTMLDRLEKLDYLSRHPHPTDRRKTLVRITPRALERALGLMAPFLDDSRHIVAKYTPEQLELIIGFLDASRTTQDEHVQRLRAMPPQKA
- a CDS encoding FAD-dependent oxidoreductase — translated: MKFKIYLSAVEIPAIFESFRFQEVVTMHVIIIGAGTGGMCLAHGLRQANVSVAVYERYGSRRDGLYGYRVGLDATGGRALEQCLPPKLYETFVATCARAPRYFNVLTEKMRTTASIALGEAGDGERSVSRSTLRQVLFTGMDDVVTYGKVYTHYTQNPNGTVTAHFSDGTSAEGDVLVSAEGTRSAVRQQYLPHAEIKDSGITALATKTALTPEIRAMLSTEFEQGINLIFGRGGMMGMLHVMQFPWDEHGRPRDGEDADLLNVWDGLQYDNTRDYVNLSVWSAHDHFPEGVTELRGQELVRAVLAATTGWDPKLRRMIELSDPASAFPLRISTSVPIEAWQPTNITLLGDAIHTMTPGQGVGANTALRDAALLCRRLIAVERGEQELIAAIGEYEAEIVPYGFARVADSLDNNGTSADDPLYRPVMGRLALFAARRYFSLTAKIPALRRKFLADLRDYRDA